A region of Planococcus sp. MSAK28401 DNA encodes the following proteins:
- a CDS encoding FadR/GntR family transcriptional regulator: MLLNPKKRTYELVVEQIQTLCLENNVPPGGRLPSERDLASLFGVSRNSVREALKGLESKGFLEIRQGGGSFLSETKHDMLGNELGTRIDAAEIQYIDDMLELRRAFEVEAASLAAQRATPENLLAIREVLGQMALAANDPELGVQVDVDFHLQVANATKNQLLIDLMETLAKRLEENIRATRRHRFTNAERHQDTYKEHEEIYLAIESGNSELAKQLMSEHISRIRSELDRST; the protein is encoded by the coding sequence GTGTTATTGAATCCGAAAAAACGCACCTATGAATTAGTCGTCGAACAGATCCAAACGCTGTGCTTGGAGAACAATGTGCCCCCTGGCGGCCGGCTTCCTTCCGAGCGGGACTTGGCGAGTCTATTCGGCGTCAGCCGAAATTCCGTTCGCGAAGCGTTGAAAGGCCTGGAAAGCAAAGGCTTCCTCGAAATCCGCCAAGGCGGCGGCAGTTTTCTCTCTGAGACCAAGCACGATATGCTCGGCAATGAACTCGGCACGCGCATCGATGCGGCAGAGATTCAATACATCGACGATATGCTCGAACTCAGACGGGCATTCGAAGTTGAAGCCGCCTCGCTCGCAGCACAGCGGGCGACACCAGAGAACTTGCTGGCGATCCGCGAAGTGCTCGGGCAAATGGCTTTGGCCGCGAACGATCCCGAACTCGGGGTCCAGGTTGACGTGGATTTCCATCTGCAAGTCGCGAATGCCACCAAAAATCAATTATTGATCGACTTGATGGAAACTCTTGCGAAGCGGTTGGAAGAAAATATCCGCGCCACACGACGCCACCGCTTCACCAACGCTGAGCGCCACCAGGATACGTATAAGGAACACGAGGAAATCTATTTGGCGATCGAGAGCGGTAATAGCGAATTGGCCAAGCAATTGATGAGCGAGCATATCTCTCGCATCCGTTCGGAATTAGACCGGTCGACATGA
- a CDS encoding SRPBCC family protein gives MWSLKKKVLIDRRLGEVHQFATNPKHWYQWYAGLSEAENLKGKGGKGTSMDLMYFFFGRSLELHVLVVENAVTENGYVWRCLISGAFDGNQTWRYVPVENGTEVQFEMEYDLPGSIFGKVANTLYIKKLMNNSMEQTLQNLKDISESE, from the coding sequence ATGTGGAGCTTAAAAAAGAAAGTTCTCATCGACCGCAGGCTGGGGGAGGTCCACCAATTCGCAACAAACCCGAAGCACTGGTATCAATGGTATGCAGGATTGTCGGAAGCTGAAAACCTGAAAGGAAAAGGAGGAAAAGGCACAAGCATGGACCTGATGTATTTTTTTTTCGGGAGGAGTTTGGAATTGCATGTGCTGGTCGTGGAAAATGCAGTGACGGAAAATGGCTATGTGTGGCGCTGCCTGATTAGCGGCGCTTTTGATGGCAACCAGACGTGGAGGTATGTACCCGTGGAAAATGGCACGGAAGTTCAGTTTGAGATGGAATACGACCTGCCTGGCAGCATTTTCGGGAAAGTGGCCAATACCCTTTACATTAAAAAGTTGATGAACAACTCGATGGAGCAGACATTGCAAAACTTGAAAGATATCAGTGAAAGCGAGTGA
- a CDS encoding DUF4097 family beta strand repeat-containing protein, whose protein sequence is MGTFLKILIIIASLFLVGFGIVLFAVSNSDPAQQELLEEQSFDENIEAVEITVENSRVAIMPSEDETIRVVMSGNDDNFTLNTEIEGGRLAIEVEDRSPFFNFDFNRSYTLQVYLPVSGLDSLSADSDNGSIEVNGIRTAEVVLEADNGRITLEAVDSETVEAKTDNGRVELKDMEAAISARSSNGRILFSDVSGDLEAQANNGRIELETEMLDFPVDFDTDNGQIEIRTTREPANARIEARVDNGNIEVYGRENEETVFGNGEVLIQLASNNGSITVE, encoded by the coding sequence ATGGGAACTTTCTTGAAAATTTTGATCATCATTGCAAGCTTGTTCTTAGTCGGTTTCGGCATCGTTTTATTTGCCGTCTCCAATTCAGACCCAGCGCAACAAGAGCTACTCGAGGAACAAAGCTTCGATGAAAATATTGAGGCAGTGGAAATTACCGTTGAAAATTCCCGGGTAGCCATTATGCCAAGTGAAGACGAAACGATCCGCGTCGTCATGTCCGGCAATGACGATAATTTCACTTTAAACACAGAAATTGAAGGCGGCCGCTTGGCAATTGAAGTCGAAGACCGCTCCCCGTTTTTCAATTTCGACTTTAACCGCTCCTATACGCTGCAAGTTTATCTGCCTGTGAGTGGGCTTGATTCCCTGTCGGCCGATAGCGATAACGGCAGCATCGAAGTGAACGGCATCAGAACCGCTGAGGTAGTGCTTGAAGCAGATAATGGGCGCATCACTTTAGAGGCAGTCGACAGCGAGACGGTCGAGGCGAAAACAGACAACGGCCGGGTTGAACTGAAAGACATGGAAGCCGCAATCAGCGCCCGCTCCTCCAACGGACGCATCTTATTCAGCGATGTTTCAGGCGACCTGGAAGCACAAGCGAATAACGGACGCATCGAATTGGAGACCGAGATGCTTGATTTCCCTGTCGATTTCGATACGGATAATGGGCAAATTGAAATCCGCACGACCAGGGAACCGGCGAATGCCCGCATCGAAGCGCGCGTCGACAACGGCAATATCGAGGTGTATGGGCGCGAAAATGAAGAAACCGTATTTGGCAATGGCGAGGTGCTCATCCAGCTCGCTTCGAATAATGGCAGCATCACTGTCGAGTGA
- a CDS encoding alpha/beta fold hydrolase codes for MPLKPEMLRLADTRKLSYIERGDPQGIPLIFLHGLADSCYTFDLLFACFPKRLHALAYTQRGHDGVDLPALDYRTQDFEADLLQFMDAKAIEKAFITGASSGGFAARNFAAKYPERTLGLILLGSPSELGNQPAIVAIHESTLSRLTDPVTPEFIRGFTNGLFNHPVPADFLEKMVYEIQKVPARVWKETSEAALNEKFPGLLQQITAPALIVSGEEDLIASREDQEKLSAAIANSQLRILPQLGHMLYGESPKEIAQEITRFVDEIQQR; via the coding sequence ATGCCTTTGAAACCAGAAATGCTGCGCTTGGCGGATACAAGGAAACTGAGTTATATCGAACGAGGCGACCCACAAGGCATTCCGCTGATTTTCCTGCACGGGCTCGCAGACTCTTGTTATACCTTCGACTTGCTATTCGCTTGTTTTCCTAAGCGGCTGCATGCCCTCGCCTATACACAGCGAGGGCATGACGGTGTCGATTTGCCGGCCTTAGATTATCGAACACAAGACTTCGAAGCAGATTTGCTTCAGTTTATGGATGCCAAAGCTATCGAAAAAGCCTTTATCACGGGTGCATCCAGCGGAGGATTTGCCGCCAGGAATTTTGCGGCGAAATATCCCGAGCGGACACTTGGGCTCATTCTACTGGGCTCTCCTTCCGAGCTTGGCAACCAGCCAGCAATTGTCGCCATTCATGAATCCACTTTGTCGCGTTTAACAGATCCCGTCACCCCCGAATTCATCCGGGGATTCACCAATGGACTTTTCAACCATCCCGTGCCTGCCGATTTCTTGGAGAAAATGGTGTATGAAATCCAAAAAGTTCCGGCACGTGTGTGGAAAGAAACAAGTGAAGCTGCATTGAATGAAAAATTCCCCGGCCTTCTCCAACAAATAACAGCACCGGCGCTTATTGTTTCAGGTGAGGAAGATCTTATCGCATCAAGAGAAGATCAGGAAAAGCTATCTGCTGCCATCGCAAATTCACAGCTGCGCATCCTTCCGCAGCTCGGCCATATGCTGTACGGGGAAAGCCCAAAAGAAATAGCACAGGAAATCACCCGGTTTGTCGATGAAATTCAACAACGATGA